In a genomic window of Desulfomonilia bacterium:
- the ahbC gene encoding 12,18-didecarboxysiroheme deacetylase — MIGISKLYCGTVEASDPLRYSRRSSELPSHLLQFSEDKKPVVVWNITSRCNLKCVHCYASVEGGCAELTTRQGLNLISGLKDFGVPVVLFSGGEPLIREDLPELVRAATSAGIRAVISTNGTLITWEKARILGDMGLSYVGVSLDGLEEVNDRFRGVNGAFAKALEGIENAMSAGIKVGLRFTMNKRNYQEIPKIFDLMESRGIQRICFYHLVYSGRGKNLMEEDLTHEQTRATLDLIMDRTKNLIDKGMSVEVLTVDNHADGPYVYLKMLKNKDPRAGDVLELLKMNAGNSTGLGIGSINWDGDVYPDQFWRNKVLGNVLKKPFSDIWDDKTNEFLMKLKNKKNYVSGRCAGCRWLDVCAGNFRARAEAATGDPWSEDPACYLTEEEIR, encoded by the coding sequence TTGATCGGCATATCCAAACTGTATTGCGGCACAGTAGAGGCATCCGACCCTCTCAGATATTCAAGGAGATCAAGCGAACTCCCTTCGCACCTCCTTCAGTTCTCCGAAGACAAGAAACCCGTTGTCGTCTGGAATATCACTAGCAGATGCAATCTCAAATGCGTTCACTGCTATGCATCGGTTGAAGGGGGATGCGCTGAACTGACAACACGACAGGGGCTGAATCTAATATCCGGCCTCAAGGATTTCGGAGTTCCGGTAGTCCTTTTTTCCGGCGGTGAACCCCTCATAAGGGAAGATCTCCCTGAACTTGTCAGGGCAGCTACCTCGGCAGGCATAAGGGCCGTTATATCAACAAACGGGACATTGATAACATGGGAAAAAGCCAGAATTCTTGGTGATATGGGACTCTCATATGTCGGAGTCAGCCTTGACGGACTTGAAGAAGTGAACGACAGGTTCAGGGGAGTAAATGGGGCGTTTGCAAAAGCCTTAGAAGGAATTGAAAATGCCATGTCCGCCGGAATAAAAGTCGGGCTCCGCTTCACGATGAATAAAAGGAATTATCAGGAAATCCCGAAAATTTTCGACCTAATGGAAAGCCGGGGCATACAAAGGATCTGCTTCTACCACCTTGTATATTCTGGGCGCGGGAAAAACCTCATGGAAGAAGATCTCACTCATGAACAGACACGCGCGACACTTGATCTGATAATGGACAGGACAAAAAACCTCATCGATAAGGGCATGTCAGTAGAAGTTTTGACCGTGGACAACCATGCGGACGGTCCTTACGTCTATTTGAAGATGCTTAAGAATAAAGACCCGAGGGCGGGCGATGTGCTCGAACTTTTAAAAATGAATGCAGGCAATTCAACCGGACTGGGAATCGGCTCAATAAATTGGGACGGCGACGTATATCCTGACCAGTTCTGGCGGAACAAGGTGCTGGGAAATGTGTTGAAAAAGCCTTTTTCCGACATCTGGGATGATAAAACAAACGAATTTCTCATGAAGCTCAAAAACAAGAAAAATTATGTTTCAGGCAGGTGCGCCGGCTGCAGATGGCTTGATGTATGTGCAGGTAATTTCAGAGCAAGGGCTGAAGCTGCGACAGGAGATCCCTGGAGCGAGGACCCTGCATGTTATCTGACAGAGGAAGAGATCAGATAG
- the cobA gene encoding uroporphyrinogen-III C-methyltransferase: MKVYLIGAGPGDPGLLTMKAAGIIPECDAVVYDDLIPNEVILMAKTSAEKYYVGKRAGKDYTKQPQINSLLLELAKRGLTIARLKGGDPCVFGRGGEEALFLKENGIPFEIIPGISSAIAGPISAGIPPTHRGLAASLKIVTAHEDPSKESGFLDWGLLAKETGTLVFLMGAGRINKISEALTREGMDASTPCAIIQDATLPSQKHLVSTLADMGAEAEKNGIGSPCIIVVGRVAALSRELFGSHNKPLSGRSILITRPAHLSYKTAEAFAAQGARVHIYPLIELKELPFRVDVSVYDMIIFTSQNAVPLFFRSLTEKGQDCRALAGKEIICIGPKTRDVLSTFGIRADKMAEEFRSEGIVSLFEGRDIKGMKICLPRAKDARPFLADELRSRGAMVDEIFVYETAMPENADSRTFLSLAEECDTIVFTSPSGARNAVLLAGDKIDIIRGKRLVAIGPVTANAMEKSGIPASQYAKEYTDEGIIELMKGDVP, from the coding sequence ATGAAAGTGTATCTGATAGGAGCCGGCCCGGGAGACCCAGGTCTTCTTACCATGAAGGCTGCAGGAATAATCCCTGAGTGCGATGCGGTTGTTTATGATGATCTCATCCCCAATGAAGTCATCCTCATGGCAAAGACCTCTGCCGAAAAATACTATGTAGGGAAACGCGCAGGAAAAGACTACACAAAACAGCCGCAGATCAACAGTCTCCTGCTTGAACTTGCAAAAAGAGGGCTTACGATTGCCAGGCTCAAGGGAGGCGACCCCTGCGTGTTCGGAAGGGGTGGGGAAGAGGCTCTCTTTCTTAAAGAAAACGGAATACCTTTTGAGATCATTCCAGGCATAAGCTCGGCAATAGCAGGACCCATAAGCGCAGGCATACCGCCCACACACAGGGGGCTTGCCGCATCTCTTAAAATCGTGACTGCACACGAAGACCCTTCGAAGGAGTCCGGCTTTCTTGACTGGGGCCTTCTTGCAAAAGAAACCGGTACGCTTGTTTTCTTAATGGGAGCGGGAAGGATAAACAAGATTTCCGAGGCACTGACACGGGAAGGGATGGATGCCTCGACACCATGTGCAATCATACAGGATGCGACGCTTCCATCGCAGAAGCATCTGGTATCGACACTGGCAGACATGGGAGCTGAAGCGGAAAAGAACGGCATTGGTTCTCCGTGTATAATAGTAGTCGGAAGGGTTGCAGCATTAAGCCGGGAACTGTTCGGTTCCCATAACAAGCCCCTTTCAGGAAGAAGTATTCTCATAACAAGACCAGCACACCTGTCTTATAAAACGGCTGAGGCTTTCGCCGCCCAGGGGGCGCGAGTCCATATCTACCCTCTTATCGAGTTGAAGGAATTGCCGTTCAGAGTCGATGTCTCGGTATATGACATGATTATATTCACATCCCAGAATGCAGTGCCTCTGTTTTTCAGATCCCTCACGGAAAAAGGTCAGGACTGCCGGGCCCTGGCCGGAAAAGAAATAATTTGCATCGGTCCGAAAACAAGGGATGTCCTTTCAACGTTCGGTATCAGGGCCGATAAAATGGCGGAGGAATTCAGGTCTGAAGGGATCGTCAGCCTTTTTGAAGGCCGGGATATTAAGGGCATGAAAATCTGCCTGCCCCGTGCAAAAGACGCCAGGCCTTTTCTTGCAGATGAGCTCAGGTCGCGCGGGGCCATGGTTGATGAAATCTTTGTTTACGAGACGGCCATGCCTGAAAATGCTGATAGCCGGACATTCCTTTCGCTTGCTGAAGAGTGCGACACCATCGTATTCACAAGCCCGTCAGGGGCCAGAAACGCCGTGCTTCTGGCAGGAGATAAAATTGATATAATAAGGGGCAAGAGACTTGTGGCCATAGGCCCGGTTACAGCAAACGCCATGGAAAAATCGGGTATCCCGGCCTCTCAATATGCAAAAGAATATACGGATGAAGGGATTATCGAGTTGATGAAAGGAGACGTACCTTGA
- the hemC gene encoding hydroxymethylbilane synthase, with protein sequence MKNIRIGTRGSALALAQTEIVKNLMLSADPGLNIEVMVIKTEGDVSTEPLAVIGGKGVFVKEIENYLLSGGIDMAVHSLKDMQSISPEGLTIAAYLLREDPCDMLFSSCGYTIRNLPESARVGTSSLRRICQLKNIRPDVECVEIRGNVTTRLKRIDKDLDAVILAAAGIKRLGLSTGTAIDLNEMVPSPGQGIIAIETRQEDEKLNLFLEKLNDPDTRTCALAERGFLARLGADCRIPVAAHARIVNNEISMSAMLATADGSHIARTTGRSLTPEIGAVLAETLLVKLGGKS encoded by the coding sequence ATGAAGAATATAAGGATAGGCACAAGGGGTAGCGCCCTTGCGCTGGCCCAGACAGAGATCGTTAAAAATCTGATGCTGTCAGCAGATCCAGGCCTCAACATAGAGGTGATGGTTATAAAGACGGAGGGAGATGTCTCAACGGAACCGCTTGCAGTTATCGGAGGCAAGGGTGTTTTTGTAAAAGAAATTGAAAACTATCTTCTTTCCGGGGGAATTGACATGGCCGTTCACAGCCTGAAGGACATGCAGTCGATATCGCCTGAAGGGCTCACTATTGCAGCCTATCTTTTGCGTGAAGACCCCTGTGACATGCTCTTTTCAAGTTGCGGATACACCATCAGGAACCTTCCCGAATCGGCCCGGGTGGGCACATCAAGCCTGCGCCGCATATGCCAGCTCAAAAATATCAGACCGGATGTTGAATGTGTGGAAATCAGGGGCAATGTGACAACAAGGCTGAAGAGGATAGATAAGGACCTCGATGCGGTGATACTGGCAGCAGCCGGAATCAAGAGACTGGGCTTGAGCACAGGAACCGCCATTGACCTAAACGAAATGGTACCATCCCCTGGCCAGGGCATTATTGCAATCGAGACCAGACAGGAAGATGAAAAGCTGAACCTTTTTCTTGAAAAGCTTAACGATCCTGATACAAGGACATGCGCACTTGCGGAAAGGGGATTTCTGGCAAGGCTCGGGGCTGATTGCAGGATTCCGGTGGCGGCCCATGCAAGAATAGTGAACAATGAGATATCAATGAGCGCCATGCTAGCAACCGCTGACGGAAGCCATATCGCGAGGACAACCGGCAGAAGCCTGACGCCTGAAATAGGCGCCGTGCTGGCTGAAACGTTGCTTGTGAAGCTGGGAGGAAAATCTTAG
- the hemA gene encoding glutamyl-tRNA reductase, which translates to MNPINCISINHRTAPLSVRERLMIKPSDMSGILSDGMEAYVLCTCNRTEIYWVNAVENSIWEVLTGISGIDTEELKTYSESFSGQEALRHLFTVASGLDSLVLGEPQILGQVKDAYRESVAHGITSIYLDKALHRTFKAAKRVRTETDIGNYPVSVASEAVELACHIFDDIKKSRALIIGAGDMASIAGKRLRVKGVNTITVLNRTYENACLLASELDGIPKPFDSLKEELVASDIIITSTGSLIPIITKEMMSEVMKHRKNREVIIIDIAVPRDVESEVSRLYNCFLYDIDALKSIADKHYSKRLLHTGKAIEIINYEVDLFERWLSRLNAQDTVKDLYNLIESYAKEQSSLQELPDGEKMAFETALKSGLKRFLHRPVSFLNDHPAAVHIEYARRLFKLDEEYKDRHKG; encoded by the coding sequence ATGAACCCCATAAACTGCATCAGCATAAACCACCGCACTGCTCCTCTTTCAGTCAGGGAAAGGCTTATGATAAAACCATCGGACATGAGCGGCATCCTTTCGGACGGCATGGAAGCATATGTGCTCTGCACATGCAACAGAACGGAAATATACTGGGTAAACGCCGTCGAAAACAGCATATGGGAAGTTCTGACAGGGATCTCTGGAATTGACACCGAAGAGCTCAAAACCTATTCCGAGTCTTTTTCAGGGCAGGAGGCCTTAAGGCATCTCTTCACGGTCGCTTCCGGCCTTGATTCACTTGTATTAGGCGAACCGCAGATACTGGGCCAGGTCAAGGATGCATATCGGGAATCCGTCGCTCACGGCATCACCTCGATCTATCTGGACAAGGCCCTTCACAGGACATTCAAGGCCGCCAAACGCGTAAGGACTGAAACCGATATAGGCAATTACCCCGTATCGGTGGCATCGGAGGCAGTCGAACTTGCCTGCCATATTTTCGACGACATAAAGAAAAGCAGGGCTCTTATCATAGGAGCAGGCGATATGGCATCCATTGCCGGCAAAAGGCTCAGGGTAAAAGGCGTAAACACAATAACTGTCCTCAACAGGACTTATGAAAACGCATGCCTGCTTGCTTCAGAGCTAGACGGCATCCCGAAACCATTCGATTCACTGAAGGAAGAGCTCGTCGCCTCTGATATCATCATCACGTCAACAGGCTCCCTCATACCGATCATCACGAAGGAAATGATGTCAGAGGTAATGAAGCACAGGAAGAACAGGGAGGTTATAATCATCGACATCGCCGTACCGAGAGACGTAGAGAGCGAAGTCTCCCGGCTTTATAACTGCTTTCTCTATGACATCGATGCCCTCAAATCGATTGCAGACAAACATTACTCAAAAAGGCTTCTGCATACGGGAAAGGCCATCGAGATAATCAACTATGAGGTTGATTTATTCGAAAGATGGCTTTCACGCCTTAATGCCCAGGACACAGTAAAAGACTTGTACAACCTCATTGAATCATATGCAAAAGAGCAGTCATCCTTGCAGGAACTCCCGGACGGAGAAAAGATGGCTTTCGAAACAGCCCTGAAATCCGGATTGAAAAGATTCCTGCACAGACCGGTAAGCTTTTTGAATGACCATCCGGCAGCTGTACATATAGAATATGCCAGGAGGCTTTTTAAACTTGATGAAGAATATAAGGATAGGCACAAGGGGTAG
- the ccsA gene encoding cytochrome c biogenesis protein CcsA, whose amino-acid sequence MTAVLIFYGITAILTVMHLFTRNDMLKKASTLSLITSATSHLAYTILLGIRIGEFPIADVPQAVNMTILIASIIFTSAVLLKNTISFGAFFAPFAIFTLSLVSQSLGLYHIGVQKSGFWFFLHTSCVITGDALFLVSGIASVVYLIHDRSIKKGTIHSAASNLPPLVLLDKLTASTLSAGFVAMTLGMIIGGFWASNAGLKLSLIAPKIISGAVMWLIFAFILHQRFAIGWRGRRTAAITLAGFVVMAVLTISIEIFFPGAHGLRILT is encoded by the coding sequence GTGACGGCAGTACTGATCTTTTATGGCATCACCGCCATTCTTACGGTAATGCATCTCTTCACCAGAAACGATATGCTGAAAAAGGCATCTACACTTTCACTCATAACCAGTGCCACTTCCCATCTTGCCTATACCATCCTCCTGGGAATACGCATAGGTGAATTCCCTATTGCAGACGTTCCACAGGCCGTTAACATGACCATTCTCATTGCATCCATTATCTTTACCTCTGCCGTTTTACTGAAAAATACCATATCGTTCGGTGCGTTTTTCGCCCCTTTTGCTATATTCACGCTCTCGCTTGTATCGCAATCTCTGGGTCTGTATCATATCGGTGTCCAGAAATCGGGATTCTGGTTCTTCCTGCATACATCCTGTGTAATTACAGGAGACGCTCTGTTCCTGGTATCCGGCATAGCCTCTGTTGTTTATCTCATCCATGACAGGTCCATCAAAAAAGGAACAATCCACAGCGCCGCATCCAACCTTCCACCGCTTGTACTGCTGGATAAATTGACAGCATCAACGCTCAGCGCCGGATTCGTTGCAATGACATTAGGCATGATTATCGGGGGATTCTGGGCATCAAATGCCGGATTGAAGCTTTCGCTCATCGCACCCAAAATAATTTCCGGCGCCGTAATGTGGTTGATATTCGCTTTTATCCTTCACCAGCGCTTTGCAATAGGCTGGAGAGGCAGACGCACAGCAGCAATCACCCTCGCAGGATTTGTTGTCATGGCCGTGCTTACCATATCTATCGAAATCTTTTTCCCGGGGGCGCACGGACTCAGGATCCTCACATGA
- a CDS encoding bifunctional precorrin-2 dehydrogenase/sirohydrochlorin ferrochelatase yields the protein MELENKYYPVFLDLEDKLCVVVGGGAVAFRKIEALLANGAAVRVVAPEISRSILRFQGLEIRKKEYDKSDLKDAFLVFAATDSEETNKAVSMDARKLNVFCNVVDTPELCSFIVPSVVEKGPIKIAISTGGISPALSKKLRQELSAALGSEYEILARILGRIRPIVVSQNGGHEAHKRVFEILINSSLPEAIRKSRKDEVKSILKQAIGVEVDLEEIL from the coding sequence ATGGAACTGGAAAATAAATATTACCCGGTTTTTCTAGACCTCGAAGACAAGCTTTGCGTTGTCGTCGGGGGGGGAGCGGTTGCATTCAGAAAGATCGAGGCGCTTCTTGCCAACGGGGCTGCCGTAAGGGTTGTGGCACCTGAAATATCCAGGTCCATCTTAAGGTTTCAAGGCCTGGAGATCAGAAAGAAAGAGTACGACAAATCCGATTTGAAAGACGCCTTTCTGGTCTTTGCCGCAACCGACAGTGAAGAAACGAACAAGGCGGTAAGCATGGATGCCCGAAAGCTTAATGTCTTCTGCAACGTTGTGGATACGCCTGAACTCTGCAGTTTCATAGTCCCTTCCGTTGTAGAAAAAGGGCCGATCAAGATAGCAATCTCGACAGGCGGAATATCGCCAGCCCTTTCAAAAAAACTCCGGCAGGAACTGAGCGCCGCTCTCGGAAGCGAATACGAAATACTCGCCAGGATTCTCGGCAGGATAAGACCGATCGTGGTTTCTCAGAACGGCGGACATGAAGCTCACAAAAGGGTTTTTGAGATACTTATCAACTCGTCCCTGCCGGAAGCCATAAGGAAATCTAGAAAAGATGAGGTAAAATCCATATTGAAACAGGCTATCGGTGTTGAAGTCGACCTGGAGGAAATACTGTGA
- a CDS encoding EFR1 family ferrodoxin (N-terminal region resembles flavodoxins. C-terminal ferrodoxin region binds two 4Fe-4S clusters.), which produces MPGTIFYYTGTGNSLWTARKIAEKLDNPVSIIPMIGKKEKPYMQDGGIIGLVFPVYIWGVPAPVLDFVKNSTTIKSDYIFAVAVNGGQVSNTLVQLKTFMDRNGSKLSSGFEIKMPSNYIPWGGPGTKEHCLKLYKEAEEKILNIASVINNKEARDMEKGPLWQRIVFSAIYRLTFSMVPGMDKSFWLNEKCNSCGICARVCPAENISYIEGRPCWSHKCQQCYACLQWCPEQAIEYGRNTPKYERYHQPEIKLKDIIKTR; this is translated from the coding sequence ATGCCCGGGACAATTTTTTATTACACCGGTACCGGCAATTCATTATGGACAGCAAGAAAGATTGCTGAAAAACTTGATAATCCCGTCAGTATCATTCCAATGATCGGCAAGAAAGAAAAACCCTACATGCAGGATGGCGGAATAATCGGCCTTGTTTTTCCGGTATATATCTGGGGCGTCCCGGCACCTGTTCTAGATTTTGTTAAAAACAGTACGACTATCAAGAGTGATTATATCTTTGCAGTGGCAGTCAACGGGGGCCAGGTTTCAAACACTCTCGTGCAGCTTAAAACATTCATGGACAGGAACGGATCAAAGCTTTCCTCCGGTTTTGAAATCAAAATGCCTTCAAATTATATTCCCTGGGGCGGTCCCGGCACCAAAGAACACTGCCTGAAACTCTACAAAGAGGCTGAGGAAAAGATATTAAACATTGCATCGGTCATCAACAATAAAGAGGCAAGAGATATGGAGAAAGGGCCGCTGTGGCAAAGAATAGTCTTCTCGGCCATATACAGGTTAACCTTTTCAATGGTTCCGGGAATGGACAAAAGCTTCTGGCTTAACGAAAAGTGCAACAGCTGCGGCATCTGCGCCAGGGTCTGCCCTGCGGAAAATATCAGCTACATCGAAGGCAGGCCTTGCTGGAGCCACAAATGCCAGCAGTGTTATGCATGTCTCCAATGGTGTCCCGAGCAGGCAATTGAATATGGCAGGAATACCCCTAAATATGAAAGATACCATCAGCCTGAAATAAAACTTAAGGATATTATAAAAACCAGATAA
- a CDS encoding HU family DNA-binding protein — MTKTDLVAFVAEKAGGSKAAAEKAVNAVIDGISGALKKGDKVTLVGFGTFEVVERAARQGVNPQTKKPIKIAATKAPKFKAGKGLKELVAGKKKKK, encoded by the coding sequence ATGACAAAGACGGATCTGGTGGCATTTGTAGCTGAAAAGGCAGGCGGTTCCAAAGCGGCAGCCGAAAAAGCAGTAAATGCAGTAATCGACGGCATCAGCGGCGCGCTCAAAAAGGGAGACAAGGTAACACTTGTAGGCTTCGGAACATTTGAGGTTGTCGAAAGGGCAGCCAGACAGGGTGTCAATCCGCAGACAAAGAAACCCATAAAGATCGCAGCTACAAAAGCACCCAAGTTCAAAGCAGGCAAAGGGCTGAAGGAGCTTGTCGCCGGCAAAAAGAAAAAGAAGTAG
- a CDS encoding DUF1846 domain-containing protein → MNSGIGFDNELYLSEQADYILERVNRFNHKLYLEFGGKLLWDYHAARVLPGYDPNVKMRLLQKLKDKADILLCIYAGDIERKKIRADFGHTYDADAMKMIDDLKRWDIDVAGIVITRFDSQPSAILFKNKLERRGIRVYTHRFTKGYPTDVEQIVSDEGYGANEYIETKKPLVVVTGPGPGSGKLATCLTLLYHDHRRGLGAGYAKFETFPIWNIPLKHPVNIAYEAATADIRDFNLIDPFHLNAYNEVSVNYNRDIEVFPVVRRILERITGGESVYKSPTDMGVNRAGFAIINDDIVQEAAKQEVIRRFFRYQCEYAMGFTDRDTVQRAELLVKDFDLMPEYRKVVEPARKAALEAQLTQTKGNEGIFCGAAIELKDGTIVTGCNSPLMHAASSVVLHAAKHLAEIPGKIKLLPASITDSLSHFKQDILEEHAVSLDLQEALVALSISAATNPAAQLAVEKLKELKGCEVHMTHIPTPGDEAGLRRLGVNVTSDPDFATKNLFMS, encoded by the coding sequence ATGAACAGCGGCATCGGTTTCGATAATGAACTGTATCTGAGCGAGCAGGCAGATTACATCCTCGAGAGGGTCAATCGCTTCAATCACAAACTCTATCTGGAATTCGGCGGAAAACTTCTCTGGGATTATCATGCCGCGCGCGTTCTTCCCGGTTATGACCCGAATGTGAAAATGAGGCTCCTGCAAAAGCTCAAAGATAAGGCGGATATACTGCTCTGCATATATGCGGGTGATATCGAAAGGAAAAAGATCAGGGCGGACTTCGGCCATACCTATGACGCCGATGCCATGAAAATGATCGATGACCTCAAGCGCTGGGACATCGATGTCGCAGGAATAGTAATAACACGCTTCGATTCCCAGCCCTCGGCAATACTCTTCAAAAACAAGCTGGAAAGACGCGGGATAAGGGTCTATACGCACCGCTTTACAAAAGGCTACCCGACCGATGTCGAACAGATAGTAAGCGACGAGGGCTACGGAGCGAATGAGTATATTGAGACAAAGAAGCCGCTTGTCGTCGTAACGGGACCTGGTCCCGGAAGCGGCAAACTTGCTACATGCCTGACGCTGCTTTATCATGACCACAGGCGGGGACTGGGGGCCGGATATGCAAAATTCGAGACATTCCCTATCTGGAACATACCGCTTAAGCACCCAGTGAACATTGCCTATGAAGCAGCAACCGCCGATATCCGGGATTTCAACCTGATCGACCCTTTTCATCTCAACGCCTACAATGAAGTTTCGGTAAACTATAACCGCGACATAGAGGTATTCCCGGTTGTCAGGCGTATTCTGGAAAGGATTACTGGCGGGGAAAGTGTCTATAAGTCACCTACCGACATGGGTGTGAACCGGGCAGGCTTTGCCATCATTAATGATGACATAGTACAGGAGGCGGCAAAGCAGGAAGTCATCAGGCGATTCTTCCGTTACCAGTGTGAATACGCCATGGGCTTTACTGACAGGGATACCGTTCAGCGTGCCGAATTGCTTGTAAAGGATTTTGATCTTATGCCCGAATACAGAAAAGTTGTTGAACCAGCCAGGAAGGCGGCTCTTGAGGCTCAATTGACACAGACGAAAGGTAATGAGGGCATATTCTGCGGTGCCGCCATCGAACTCAAAGACGGTACAATTGTAACTGGCTGCAACTCACCTCTTATGCATGCCGCATCGAGCGTTGTTCTTCATGCTGCGAAGCACCTCGCCGAGATACCGGGAAAGATAAAGCTTCTGCCTGCGAGCATCACTGATTCATTGAGTCACTTCAAGCAGGATATCCTTGAAGAACATGCAGTAAGCCTTGACCTGCAGGAAGCCCTCGTTGCTTTAAGCATAAGTGCCGCAACAAACCCGGCGGCCCAGCTCGCGGTTGAAAAACTCAAGGAACTTAAGGGCTGCGAGGTGCATATGACTCACATTCCTACACCGGGAGATGAGGCAGGCTTGAGAAGGCTTGGCGTGAATGTAACGAGCGACCCTGATTTTGCTACAAAGAATCTTTTTATGTCCTGA
- the rocD gene encoding ornithine--oxo-acid transaminase: MLNTKDYIQLEATYGATNYKPLDVVLTKGKGIWVWDVEGKKYLDFLSAYSAVNQGHCHPRIAQVMKEQADTLTLTSRAFRNDQLGLFYKELCELTNSHTILPMNSGAEAVESCIKAVRKWGYREKGVAEGQAEIIVCENNFHGRTITIVGFSTEFQYRDGYAPFTPGFKIIPFGDSKALEDAITPNTVAFLLEPIQGEAGIIIPPDGYLKEVRRICTENNVTMITDEIQTGLGRTGRLLAEEHEGIEADLTLIGKALSGGYYPISAVLSNKEVLGVFQPGDHGSTFGGNPLACAVARMALKVLIEEGMVENSAKMGAYLMERLSSIKSPHIKEVRGRGLLIGLELHPSAGGARRFCEALMEKGLLCKETHQHVIRFAPPLIIKKDEIDWAMTHIENVLTTL; this comes from the coding sequence ATGCTGAACACAAAAGATTATATCCAGCTTGAAGCAACCTACGGGGCAACAAATTACAAACCGCTTGATGTTGTTCTCACAAAAGGAAAGGGCATCTGGGTCTGGGATGTCGAAGGTAAAAAATACCTTGATTTCCTTTCAGCGTATTCCGCCGTGAACCAGGGACACTGCCACCCGAGGATTGCTCAGGTGATGAAGGAACAGGCAGATACTCTGACGCTTACATCACGCGCTTTCAGGAATGACCAGCTCGGACTTTTCTATAAAGAGTTGTGCGAGCTTACAAACTCCCACACCATCCTTCCCATGAACAGCGGGGCCGAAGCGGTCGAATCATGTATAAAGGCTGTACGCAAATGGGGCTATCGTGAAAAGGGCGTTGCCGAAGGCCAGGCAGAGATAATCGTCTGCGAAAATAACTTCCACGGCAGGACAATAACCATAGTGGGTTTCTCAACCGAATTCCAGTATCGCGATGGATATGCCCCTTTCACTCCCGGATTCAAAATCATTCCATTCGGAGATTCAAAGGCGCTTGAAGACGCCATCACGCCTAACACAGTTGCATTCCTTCTCGAACCAATCCAGGGCGAAGCCGGAATCATCATTCCACCTGACGGCTATCTTAAAGAGGTCAGGCGAATCTGCACCGAAAACAACGTTACCATGATAACTGATGAGATACAGACCGGCCTTGGCCGTACAGGCAGGCTGCTCGCTGAAGAGCATGAAGGCATCGAGGCGGATCTAACCCTTATCGGAAAGGCGCTCTCCGGCGGCTATTATCCGATCTCGGCTGTTCTCTCAAACAAGGAAGTACTGGGTGTCTTTCAGCCAGGCGACCATGGAAGCACGTTCGGAGGCAACCCGCTTGCATGCGCCGTGGCGCGGATGGCGCTCAAGGTCCTTATCGAAGAGGGCATGGTGGAAAATTCCGCAAAGATGGGCGCATACCTGATGGAAAGGCTTTCATCGATAAAAAGCCCCCACATCAAAGAGGTCCGCGGCAGGGGCCTGCTCATCGGCCTGGAACTTCATCCATCGGCCGGCGGAGCAAGGCGCTTCTGTGAAGCCCTCATGGAAAAAGGCCTTCTCTGCAAGGAAACGCATCAGCACGTCATACGTTTTGCCCCGCCGCTAATCATAAAGAAGGATGAAATCGACTGGGCGATGACGCATATTGAGAATGTTCTGACGACACTTTAA